From the Mangifera indica cultivar Alphonso chromosome 10, CATAS_Mindica_2.1, whole genome shotgun sequence genome, one window contains:
- the LOC123227982 gene encoding LRR receptor-like serine/threonine-protein kinase EFR, with the protein MEKNLFLCIFLAFLLHFLTLYFVHARVTDISTDKQALLALKARISHDSSNLLASNWSTSSSVCHWMGITCGARHLRVTALNIAHLGLTAALPPQLGNLSFLSRLNITNNSFYGSLPEEYAQLRRLKYLVLNNNSLSGELPASIFDYLPNLQLLYLHFNMFEGKIPSTLSKCRSLQRLSLSHNNFIGAIPKEIGNLTQLRQIFLGFNKLQGEIPTELGNLAKLEVLSLVNSDLTGTIPTSLGRCGMLRFLLLSNNQLQEHIPREIRNLTLIESLFLDSNKLTGEIPYEIGNLHNLVELALSFNHLVGLVPATVFNISTMQALSLYGNQLSGILPSIADFPNLEDLYLWENNFSGPLPDFITNASKLSWIDISSNSFSGFIPGTIGNLKNLEILLLRDNYLISTPDLSFLSNLTNCKSLRVLDLGENPLNSILPSSIGNLPISLEKFYINGCNISGKIPEEIGNLKNLLKLQLQDNEFIGPVPATMDGLQNLQGLYLQNNKFEVLIPDVFCHLNVLNELDLGGNKFYGVIPACIGNLTTLRMLSLSSNRLTSFIPSTFWNLKDLLYFNLSSNFLDGSLPLDIGNLKAAIAINLSRNHFSGEIPIAIGSLENLQSLALEYNRLQGFIPDTFGKMKSLEFLDLSGNNLSGSIPKSLEALLYLKFLNLSFNKLSGEIPKEGSFKNFSAESFMGNLALCGTPQLQVPPCKKSNHKKLRTKIIFLSILLPTSIAIALVVLVLMIRKKKTRPPTNVDISSGGTRRRISYLELMRATDGFSENNLLGKGSYGSVYKGTLDEGMEIAVKVFHLDFEGALTSFEIECEVMRSLRHRNLVKIISSCSNDDFKSLILEYMPNGNLEKLLFSEPNVLNISHRLNIMIDVASALEYLHFGYSFPIIHCDLKPSNVLLDENMVAHLSDFGIAKLLGEENSMTQTKTLATIGYMAPEYGREGKVSRKGDVYSYGIMLMETFTKKKPTNEMFTEEMSLKRWVGESLCSTVMQVLDTNLLTRDDEHFSSKEKCMSSILSLAMECTRESPQDRITMKEVVTRLTKIRAELGKIGTRRGRRVLNLG; encoded by the exons ATGGAGAAAAATCTATTTCTCTGCATTTTCTTAGCTTTCTTACTTCATTTTTTGACACTTTACTTCGTTCATGCTCGAGTAACTGACATTTCCACAGACAAACAAGCTCTTCTTGCCCTGAAAGCTCGTATAAGCCATGATTCAAGCAATTTGTTGGCCAGCAATTGGTCCACAAGTTCTTCTGTTTGTCATTGGATGGGCATAACTTGTGGTGCTCGTCACCTTCGAGTAACAGCTTTGAATATTGCTCACTTGGGTCTCACAGCCGCCCTTCCTCCTCAACTGGGAAATCTATCTTTCCTTTCAAGGCTCAACATCACAAACAACAGCTTTTATGGCTCTCTCCCTGAGGAATACGCTCAGTTACGTCGACTGAAATACcttgttttaaataataatagcTTATCGGGTGAGCTCCCTGCAAGCATTTTTGATTATCTTCCCAATTTGCAGCTGCTTTATTTGCATTTTAACATGTTCGAAGGAAAAATACCATCGACCTTATCAAAATGCAGAAGCTTGCAACGCTTATCCTTGTCACACAATAATTTCATCGGAGCCATTCcgaaagaaattggaaacttgactCAACTGAGACAGATCTTTCTTGGATTCAACAAACTCCAGG gagaaattccAACAGAACTTGGCAATCTTGCGAAGCTGGAGGTATTATCACTGGTAAATAGTGACTTAACAGGAACTATTCCAACCAGCTTGGGGCGATGTGGAATGCTTCGTTTTCTTTTGTTGTCGAACAACCAATTGCAAGAACATATTCCAAGAGAAATTAGGAACTTGACATTAATCGAGTCTCTATTTCTAGACTCGAACAAATTAACAG GTGAGATACCGTATGAAATTGGCAATCTTCATAATCTTGTGGAGTTGGCACTTTCATTTAACCACCTAGTTGGCCTTGTCCCAGCTACTGTATTCAACATTTCAACAATGCAAGCACTTTCATTATATGGCAATCAACTCTCCGGAATTCTTCCATCAATTGCAGACTTTCCAAACCTTGAGGATCTTTACTTGTGGGAGAATAATTTCAGTGGACCACTTCCCGATTTCATCACCAACGCTTCCAAGCTCTCCTGGATAGATATCTCATCTAACTCATTCTCAGGCTTCATTCCTGGTACAattggtaatttaaaaaatcttgagATACTACTTTTAAGAGATAATTACCTCATATCTACTCCTGATTTGAGCTTTCTTTCCAATTTGACAAATTGCAAGAGTTTAAGAGTTCTGGATTTAGGAGAAAATCCACTAAATAGCATCCTTCCAAGTTCCATAGGGAATCTTCCTATTTCTTTggaaaaattttacataaatggTTGCAACATTAGTGGCAAAATTCCCgaagaaattggaaacttgaaAAACTTGCTAAAACTACAATTACAAGATAATGAATTTATTGGACCAGTTCCAGCAACCATGGATGGATTGCAGAATCTCCAAGGTttgtatcttcaaaataataaatttgaagtaCTCATCCCAGATgtattttgtcatttaaatgTATTGAATGAGTTGGATTTAGGCGGAAACAAGTTTTATGGAGTCATACCTGCATGTATTGGCAATCTCACTACACTGAGAATGTTGTCCTTAAGTTCAAACAGGTTAACTTCTTTTATACCATCAACTTTTTGGAACCTTAAGGATCTCTTGTACTTTaatttgtcatcaaattttCTGGACGGATCTCTTCCATTAGACATTGGAAATCTTAAGGCTGCCATAGCTATAAATTTGTCAAGGAATCATTTTTCAGGAGAGATTCCAATTGCTATTGGAAGCCTAGAAAATCTACAATCTCTCGCCTTAGAGTACAACAGATTACAGGGCTTCATTCCTGACACATTTGGCAAAATGAAAAGTCTAGAATTCTTAGATTTATCTGGAAACAATCTTTCTGGATCGATTCCCAAGTCTTTGGAGGCACTCTTGTACctcaaatttctaaatttatctttcaacaAATTAAGTGGTGAAATTCCTAAAGAAGGGTCCTTCAAAAATTTCTCAGCTGAATCATTTATGGGGAATCTTGCATTGTGTGGCACTCCTCAATTACAAGTTCCACCATGCAAAAAAAGCAATCATAAAAAATTGAGGACTAAAATTATTTTCCTGTCGATTCTTTTGCCAACAAGCATTGCAATAGCTCTAGTTGTCCTGGTTCTTATGATccgaaaaaagaaaacaaggcCACCTACCAATGTTGATATCTCTTCAGGAGGAACACGGAGAAGAATTTCTTACCTGGAACTTATGAGAGCAACAGATGGATTCAGTGAGAACAACCTACTTGGCAAAGGAAGTTATGGTTCAGTTTACAAAGGAACATTAGATGAGGGGATGGAGATTGCAGTAAAGGTATTCCACTTGGATTTTGAAGGAGCTCTTAcaagttttgaaattgaatgtGAAGTAATGAGAAGTCTTCGTCATCGAAATCTTGTAAAAATCATTAGCAGCTGTTCAAACGACGATTTTAAATCTTTGATACTAGAATACATGCCTAATGGGAACTTGGAGAAATTGTTGTTTTCTGAGCCGAATGTATTGAACATTTCTCATAGACTGAATATAATGATTGATGTTGCTTCAGCTTTGGAATATCTTCATTTTGGCTATTCATTCCCAATCATTCATTGTGACTTAAAGCCAAGCAATGTCTTACTAGATGAAAATATGGTTGCACATTTGAGTGATTTTGGCATTGCAAAACTCTTAGGTGAAGAAAACTCCATGACACAGACAAAGACACTTGCCACCATTGGTTATATGGCACCAG AATACGGAAGAGAAGGAAAAGTATCTAGAAAAGGAGATGTGTACAGCTATGGTATCATGCTAATGGAAACATTTACAAAGAAGAAGCCAACAAATGAAATGTTTACAGAAGAAATGAGCTTAAAGAGGTGGGTTGGTGAATCATTATGCAGCACAGTGATGCAAGTACTGGACACAAATTTGCTTACAAGGGATGATGAACATTTCTCCAGCAAGGAAAAGTGTATGTCGTCTATATTGAGCTTGGCCATGGAGTGTACAAGAGAATCACCTCAGGACAGGATCACTATGAAAGAAGTAGTAACAAGACTCACCAAAATCAGAGCCGAACTTGGAAAAATCGGAACAAGAAGAGGCAGAAGGGTTTTGAATTTAGGctaa